Below is a window of Pseudarthrobacter equi DNA.
AACTCCTCATACCCGTGGCCGGCAAGCCACTGCAACGTGCTGCGAGCACGCTTCGCACCTGACACGGCGTAGCCAGCGGCGATGACCAGGTTGTCCGCCGACTGCAGGATCCCGCTCATCGCGTTGTGCGTCACGCCTGTGCCGCAGTCGGTCAGCGCCACGGAGTAGTAGCCAGAGATGAGCTTGCGGATCCGCAGGTACTCTTCGGCGGTGAGCGAGTCCGAGACTTCGGGGTCCTGCTCCCCCGCTATCAGGTGCAGCCGGCCGGCATGGTGCATGTACCGGGCCAGCGCGGTGAGGGAGTCGACAGATTCAATGTTCTCCAGCAGGTCGGTGATGGTGCGGGGACTGGCCTGCTGGTAGATGCCCTCTCCCAGGGCACGCTCCACAAGGTCGCCCGAGTCCGGGTTTGCATCAATGGCACACGGTGCATCTCCTCGGAACTCAGCAAGGGTGAGGCCTACGCCGACGGTGGTGGAAGTCTTTCCGATGCCGCCCTTGAGGCTCAGGATGGCGGTGTTGTAACTGCCCTGGAGCTGTCGTGAAATGCGGCGGGCAAGCTCATCCTCCTGGCGCTGCTTCGGCCCTGGACCCAGGTTCCAGGAACCGCCGGTCAGCTTGTACATGGCGCCGCGGAAGCCGCCCACAGGGCGAGGCTTCTGCTCCTTGACGAACAGTCCGGGCGAGCTGATGAAGTCCGGCGCAGGGGTACCTGCGATGGCCTCACCCACGGTAGGGCGGCTTCGACGGAAAGAAGGCGCATCAGAAGCAACGTCCGACGGCGACACGGAGACTTCCTGGGCGGCCTCAGCAGCGGTTGCATCACGGGGCACAGCGGAGATGGGAGCTTCCGGCTGGACAGCGGACTTCGCGGAAACCGGCAGCCGCGTCGGGGCGGCCGGCCCGGACGAAGCGGGCTTAGCCGCGTCGGCTGCGGCCGCCGCTTCCGCCCAGGACGAGCGGCGCGTTACCGGCCCTCCGGCGTCGTTCTTGCGAGGCGTGTTGGGAGTTACGGCTGGCATGGTTCCTGTCCAGGCATCCTCAATCGAGCCATCGGCGCGACGAATGTCGCGGCGTCGGCGCAGTCGCGGCTGCCCTGCATCTTCTGCTGGGGCGCCTGCATTCTGATCCGCCGGTTGTGGCATGTCTGTCCCCCCGGACGCTCGGCAAACTGTTATGCAGCACTAGTTCAAGGAATAAGTCTAGGTGCTGCGAACGACACGCTCAGCCAGGCTGCCTAATAGCGGTGCGTAAGGGCGGTGGCGACCACACAGGCCGTAAGCACAAGGAGGACGGCGAGAATGGTGTATCCAACCCATTTAGGACGGCCTTTGTGGGGGTTGATGTCGACGTACGGCATGTCAGTGTTGGTTACCTCGGGGCTCGGAGCGGGCGGGGATCCGTATTGCGCGACGCCTAAGCCTCAGCATTTGGTAGACGACAAAGGAGGGAACCAACAAAGTGCCGAGCAAAGCGCAGAGCGCAAGTGCGTAGTCCGAAAAAACCACAACAGCCTCCCTTGGATAAGTGAACCTCCCCATAAAGCCAATCACGCGTTCATGGAATTGACAAACTGAGTCAAATTAGCGCGTGATTTGTCACGACTTGCCCTGCTGATGGTGAGGACCTTTTTGGCCCTTTGTACGAAGGCCATCGTGAACCGCAGATTATCGAGCCATCCGTCGCCGTGAAATTCGTCGTCCAGCCCGAGCGGGGCCTACTCCCACTTGTGCGCGCTGGTGAGCATCTGCCAGGCGGCGCGCCCCGCGCCAACCGACCACAGCGCCAAGTACGCCGGGTTCAGCCCGCGCAAAGGTGACGAGGCCAGCCGTACCGCCGCCACGTAGTCGCCCCGGACGGCGTAATCACCATGGCATCGCCGAACAGCATCGGGCACCTCTCCGCCCACCAGCAGCACCACGCCCACGAAGTTGTAGCCAACGAGGGTGACGATGGTGAAACGCAGCAACAGCCGGTAGTCGACGTAGCCATGTGCCGGCATCATGACGTCTGACAAATGCGCCAATCGCGCTTCCAGGGAGCGGCGGGCGCTGTCCCAAACCCTCTTAGTTGTCAGGAGCTGGCTGTTACTCATATGCAGGGATGCACTCCAAAGCGAATATGGCTAGTACATGGAGCAACGATATTTCCCCGCCGCTGCCGAACATGAATTACAGGGCAGGTGGTTCAATACAGTGCTAGCTGTCCGCTTGCCAAAGGCGAATAGAGATGCAACGCCGAGCGCACGTCTGAAATCCCGATATCCGCAGCAGCGATATCCCCAGCACCTCCCTAGAAGGTTTCTAGCAGGCTGAGTAGCGTGTCGCGCCTCCCTAAGTATTCACGCGGACAATGTCCGATAAATCTGGGTACCCCGCCACGTGCACGCAAGTACGTCTCCAGCGAAATCAGGTAAACCCTACTGGCGTCAAGTGAATCTAGGGTGCATAGCCTTACAGCATGTTGAGCGGCGGAGGTTCATGAAACGTCACGTTCAACAAATACCTAACGCACGCACTCTAGGCCAGCGTTTGTAGAACTCGATGGGATATAAACATGGACAGGAAAGACAACTCACCCGACAAGGTTAAGGGCGTCAAACGCCGAGGACTCCTGCGCTTCGGAAGCCTCGTAAGTGCAATATCTGGCGCCGTTGTCCTCACCGGAACTACAACGAGCGCCGTTGCCGCACCAGGTGACAAGAACCTTTCTTCTTACGTGCCCACTGCCGAAAAGGGAGCGCCATTGGGGGTAGCAACCCTGGACAACGGCACGAAAATCCCATCCACACAAATACCAGACCTCTCTGAATCTTATGCGCGAGCAATTTCTGCACAAGCGTGGAAGCCTTTTACTTTTTACTCGACCGGAACGGTGATCGCCAGCCCTGCAGGGAGCTTAGTTAAAGCAAGGATCGATCACCAGTCAAATATAGAGTTTCAAATCGGAGATTGGCTGCAGATAGCCCCGGCGGCATTGATGCCAAGATACTACGATGAGGGAGGCAGATTTGTTGATCGAGGCGCAATTCTAACCCTGTCACGGAATCATGATCCTTCCGGCTTCCAACCCCTAATATGGGCAAACGTTGCCGGCCAAGGCGACAACAAGTCATTCAAGGGGGTCGTTGCCGGTCAATTTCTCGCCCGAGATCGTTTCGAAGTGGATTCGACAAACAAAGGCGTTTTGTACGCGATCCAGGCTGTCGTCGCGCCGACCATTGACCGCGACAACATCCCATACGACGACGTGGTGGGGCTTTCAATAGTGAACCAAGGGACAGCAATGGGGACCGATGGGCTGTACTTTGGTAATAATCGGATGGACCGTGCCACAAATCCTGATGCAAAGGATTTTGCAAATGTGATACAGAATGACATGTCTTCGAACTCCTTTATTCGTTCAATCGGAAGACATGATGTGGGCATTAGCCTAAGTGGGGCCAAAATAACTACGACCGCCATCCGCCTGGGAAACAGTCAATCTATTTCTTGGAACGATGAACTGGGAAATCTGACTCATGCCATACGCCTCAGCGCTAAGGGGACACTTCGTCTTCTGGAGGGTGGCATCGATATACGTTCGGACAAGTCAGTATATTTCAACAATAAAGTGGTGCTTTCAAACAATACCCCGTTGTATGGCTTGCGGTTCGGCGCAGCTACCGAGTGCGAGGTAATTAAGGTTGCGACGGACGACAACGTCGCACTAT
It encodes the following:
- a CDS encoding MinD/ParA family ATP-binding protein, which produces MPAVTPNTPRKNDAGGPVTRRSSWAEAAAAADAAKPASSGPAAPTRLPVSAKSAVQPEAPISAVPRDATAAEAAQEVSVSPSDVASDAPSFRRSRPTVGEAIAGTPAPDFISSPGLFVKEQKPRPVGGFRGAMYKLTGGSWNLGPGPKQRQEDELARRISRQLQGSYNTAILSLKGGIGKTSTTVGVGLTLAEFRGDAPCAIDANPDSGDLVERALGEGIYQQASPRTITDLLENIESVDSLTALARYMHHAGRLHLIAGEQDPEVSDSLTAEEYLRIRKLISGYYSVALTDCGTGVTHNAMSGILQSADNLVIAAGYAVSGAKRARSTLQWLAGHGYEELARNAIVVITDKDEVSSRVDKDAIEEHLSGICRQLIAVPHDRGVADGDLVTLDVLKPETRRAYKEIAAAIVDGYS